A stretch of Clostridium formicaceticum DNA encodes these proteins:
- a CDS encoding sugar ABC transporter ATP-binding protein, producing MDKILEIQNITREFPGVRALNGVSFDIRRGEVHALVGENGAGKSTLMKILSGVYRPTTGRILFNGQEVNFTNPKQAQQLGISIIHQEFSLIPYLSAVENIFLGRELKKSGGLLDKKRMKKEASEVLERLNAEIDLDKPVARLSVANQQFIEIAKAIAIDTKILIFDEPTASLTGNEIDKLFELIATLKENGVTMIYISHHLDEIFKIADRMTCLRDGEWVATKDIAACTKQDIVKMMVGREIINSFPQKPSWENKEADILLEVKKLKNSIINDVSFHLKKGEILGIAGLVGAGRTETIRALIGADSVEEKEVYLKGKKIEIKSPAEALDHGIGLIPESRKTQGLVLDMCVKNNITLSILKKIASNYGFIDKKKEQNIVEESIENLLIKTPHMRQKVKNLSGGNQQKVVLAKWLSTECEILIFDEPTRGIDVGAKEEIYKLIRNLADNGISIIMISSELPEVLGMSDRIVVMYKGKVMSEISGKTATSEEVMYYATGGVGNESNQYSKN from the coding sequence GTGGATAAGATTTTAGAAATTCAAAATATAACTAGAGAATTTCCTGGAGTTCGAGCACTTAATGGTGTAAGTTTTGATATAAGACGGGGGGAAGTGCATGCCTTAGTAGGAGAAAATGGCGCGGGGAAGTCAACCTTAATGAAGATTTTATCAGGTGTTTATAGGCCTACTACTGGCAGAATCTTATTCAATGGTCAAGAAGTTAATTTTACAAACCCAAAACAAGCACAGCAGCTGGGAATCAGTATCATTCATCAAGAATTCAGTTTAATTCCCTACCTAAGTGCTGTTGAAAACATTTTTTTAGGTCGAGAACTAAAAAAAAGCGGCGGACTTTTAGATAAAAAAAGAATGAAAAAAGAGGCAAGCGAGGTATTAGAAAGATTAAATGCAGAGATTGATTTAGACAAACCAGTAGCTAGATTGAGTGTTGCCAATCAACAATTCATTGAAATTGCCAAGGCGATTGCCATAGATACAAAGATATTAATTTTTGATGAACCTACAGCCAGTTTAACGGGTAATGAAATAGATAAATTATTTGAACTTATAGCTACACTGAAAGAAAACGGCGTAACGATGATTTATATTTCCCATCATCTAGATGAGATCTTTAAAATTGCGGATCGTATGACCTGCTTAAGAGATGGTGAATGGGTTGCAACAAAGGATATAGCAGCATGTACAAAGCAAGATATTGTAAAAATGATGGTAGGAAGAGAGATCATTAATAGTTTTCCACAGAAACCCTCATGGGAAAATAAAGAAGCTGATATTTTGCTGGAAGTGAAAAAGCTGAAAAACAGCATCATTAATGATGTAAGCTTTCATCTAAAAAAGGGAGAAATTTTAGGGATTGCTGGATTGGTGGGGGCAGGAAGAACAGAAACCATAAGAGCATTAATTGGTGCTGATAGTGTAGAAGAAAAGGAAGTTTACCTAAAAGGAAAAAAGATAGAGATTAAGTCCCCTGCTGAAGCCTTAGATCATGGTATTGGCTTGATTCCTGAGAGTAGAAAAACGCAAGGGTTAGTTTTAGATATGTGCGTTAAAAACAATATTACACTATCCATATTAAAAAAGATTGCAAGTAACTATGGCTTTATTGATAAAAAGAAGGAGCAAAATATTGTTGAAGAATCCATTGAAAATCTCCTGATAAAGACGCCCCATATGAGGCAAAAGGTGAAAAATTTAAGTGGAGGTAATCAGCAAAAAGTAGTATTAGCAAAATGGTTAAGTACTGAATGTGAAATATTAATTTTCGACGAACCTACCCGGGGAATTGATGTGGGAGCAAAAGAAGAAATTTATAAATTAATACGTAATCTAGCAGACAACGGAATTTCAATTATTATGATTTCCTCTGAACTACCAGAGGTGCTTGGAATGAGCGACAGGATTGTTGTTATGTACAAGGGAAAAGTAATGTCAGAAATTAGTGGAAAAACAGCTACATCAGAAGAAGTGATGTATTATGCAACAGGAGGTGTTGGCAATGAGTCAAATCAATACTCAAAAAATTGA
- a CDS encoding alcohol dehydrogenase catalytic domain-containing protein yields the protein MTNLSGKMKAVVCYGPEDYRVEAVPVPKIGKEEVLIKVEACGVCGSDVKAYYGSDMYWAGEDPWLKAPVIPGHEFYGVVVELGEGAAEKFELKVGDRVTADQINPCGKCRFCQTGKYWMCEVHNIYGFQKDVAEGAMAEYMKFSSTSKIHKISDGVTPEEASLIEPMGCAIHTVQRANIEFEDVVVMAGAGTLGLCMIQLIALKTPKKLIVLDVNEKRLEMAKKFGADICINPKEEDAVKKVKDLTDGYGCDVYIEATGSPIGVTQGLEMVRKLGRFIEFSVFGKETTTDWSVIGDRKELDIRGSHLSPYTYPIAIDLFERKLVTAEGIVTHSYKLEDFVEAFQKAQMPDAIKVLLKP from the coding sequence ATGACAAATTTATCAGGTAAAATGAAGGCTGTTGTATGCTATGGTCCAGAGGACTATCGAGTAGAAGCGGTACCGGTACCAAAAATCGGGAAGGAAGAAGTACTGATTAAAGTTGAAGCTTGTGGGGTTTGCGGTAGTGATGTAAAGGCTTACTATGGATCTGATATGTATTGGGCTGGGGAAGATCCTTGGCTAAAAGCTCCGGTTATACCTGGACATGAATTTTATGGTGTGGTTGTAGAGCTAGGAGAAGGTGCAGCAGAGAAATTTGAGTTAAAAGTTGGTGACAGGGTAACAGCAGATCAAATTAATCCCTGCGGTAAGTGTCGTTTCTGCCAGACAGGAAAATATTGGATGTGCGAAGTACATAATATCTATGGTTTCCAAAAAGATGTTGCTGAAGGTGCAATGGCAGAATATATGAAATTTAGCAGCACATCAAAGATTCATAAAATTAGTGATGGTGTAACACCAGAAGAAGCCAGCTTAATTGAACCAATGGGATGTGCAATTCACACAGTACAAAGAGCAAATATTGAGTTTGAAGATGTGGTAGTTATGGCTGGAGCAGGAACTTTAGGTTTATGTATGATACAGTTGATTGCTTTAAAAACGCCGAAAAAGCTGATTGTATTAGATGTAAATGAAAAAAGATTAGAAATGGCTAAAAAGTTTGGAGCAGATATTTGTATTAATCCTAAGGAAGAAGATGCAGTGAAAAAGGTTAAGGACTTAACGGATGGATATGGATGTGACGTATATATCGAAGCAACTGGTTCTCCAATAGGGGTAACGCAAGGGCTGGAAATGGTGAGAAAACTAGGAAGATTTATAGAATTTAGTGTATTTGGCAAAGAAACCACCACCGACTGGAGTGTGATCGGAGATAGAAAGGAACTAGATATAAGAGGATCTCACTTATCCCCATATACCTATCCGATTGCCATAGATTTGTTTGAACGTAAGTTAGTAACTGCTGAGGGAATTGTTACACACAGTTATAAACTAGAAGATTTTGTAGAAGCTTTTCAAAAGGCTCAAATGCCAGATGCTATAAAGGTTTTATTAAAGCCATAG
- a CDS encoding FGGY-family carbohydrate kinase — MAYLIGVDIGTQGTKAVLINPAGKVLAHSYRGYDVETPKPSWAQQWPEPWEEATYATIKEVVEKSNVGAENIKGVAISSLYGGSGIPVDKDMKPLAPCLIWMDRRAEAEVKWVEENIDLDELFEVTGNSVNSYFGFTKILWMKNNLDIWDKIQYFLPPAPYLVYKLTGEVAVDYSSAGNIGGVFNLKERTWSKEMIEKLGIPLGFFPPRLVECTEIVGGITKEAAIKTGLKVDTPVICGGVDAPVATLGAGAFSEGNHVAMTGTSMCWGFITNKPNLSPKLVSMPHTIDSKEIIYTFGGAATAGAVVRWFRDVFGAQEMAAEESLGINAYTLLELKAKDVPAGSEGLLVLPYFMGERSPIWDSNARGTILGLSLFHNKAHLYKAFMEGVAYSLRHNMEMVAETDAVLDRETILVGGGSKSTIWPQIYADVTGRPVKIIKNDVEAPLGDALLAGLATGVIKDPGVITTWLDFEDTIEPNLENTKKYDQYYEQYKQVYLNLKENMMALNQIGKE; from the coding sequence ATGGCGTATCTAATCGGAGTAGATATAGGAACTCAGGGTACCAAGGCTGTTTTGATAAATCCAGCAGGTAAAGTTTTAGCCCATAGTTATAGAGGTTATGATGTTGAGACGCCTAAGCCTTCTTGGGCGCAGCAATGGCCAGAACCATGGGAGGAGGCTACCTATGCTACCATTAAAGAAGTGGTGGAGAAATCTAACGTTGGGGCAGAGAACATTAAAGGCGTAGCTATAAGCAGCTTGTATGGGGGATCTGGAATCCCTGTGGATAAGGATATGAAACCATTAGCCCCTTGTTTAATCTGGATGGATCGGCGGGCAGAAGCTGAAGTAAAGTGGGTAGAAGAAAATATTGATCTTGATGAACTGTTTGAGGTAACGGGAAATTCTGTAAACTCTTATTTCGGGTTTACTAAAATCTTATGGATGAAGAATAACCTGGATATTTGGGACAAAATACAATATTTTCTGCCTCCAGCACCTTATCTAGTTTATAAACTCACTGGAGAAGTAGCTGTAGACTATTCCTCAGCAGGAAATATTGGAGGGGTATTCAACCTCAAGGAAAGAACATGGTCTAAAGAAATGATAGAAAAGCTGGGTATTCCTTTGGGATTTTTTCCTCCACGCCTTGTAGAGTGTACTGAGATTGTTGGGGGAATTACAAAGGAGGCGGCTATAAAAACTGGATTGAAGGTAGATACACCAGTAATCTGTGGTGGTGTAGATGCGCCTGTAGCTACTTTGGGTGCTGGTGCCTTCAGTGAAGGAAACCATGTGGCTATGACGGGGACCTCCATGTGTTGGGGCTTTATTACCAATAAACCCAATCTTTCTCCAAAACTAGTGAGTATGCCCCATACGATAGATTCCAAGGAGATTATCTATACCTTTGGAGGAGCGGCTACTGCTGGAGCTGTGGTGCGATGGTTTAGAGATGTCTTCGGAGCTCAGGAAATGGCAGCAGAGGAGAGTTTAGGTATTAATGCTTATACACTACTAGAGTTAAAGGCAAAGGATGTACCTGCTGGATCAGAAGGTTTACTAGTACTTCCCTACTTTATGGGAGAACGAAGTCCAATATGGGATAGTAATGCCAGAGGTACAATTCTTGGATTAAGCTTATTTCACAACAAAGCCCATTTATATAAAGCCTTTATGGAGGGGGTTGCTTATTCCTTAAGGCATAATATGGAAATGGTAGCCGAAACCGATGCAGTACTGGATCGAGAAACGATTCTTGTCGGAGGAGGTTCAAAGTCTACGATTTGGCCTCAGATTTATGCGGATGTTACAGGACGCCCTGTGAAAATTATAAAAAATGATGTAGAGGCTCCCTTAGGAGATGCACTATTAGCAGGACTGGCTACTGGTGTCATTAAGGACCCAGGAGTGATAACAACATGGTTGGACTTTGAAGATACCATTGAACCAAACTTAGAAAATACGAAAAAATATGATCAATACTATGAACAGTATAAACAGGTGTATCTAAACCTAAAAGAAAATATGATGGCTCTTAATCAGATAGGGAAAGAATAA
- a CDS encoding L-ribulose-5-phosphate 4-epimerase, which yields MLKKLKEQVLQGNLELPKRNLVTYTWGNVSGIDREKGFVVIKPSGVPYEEMTLKDLVVVDLEGNQVEGDMKPSSDTPTHLVLYKAFPDIGGVVHTHSHWSTVWAQIGKGVPALGTTHADYFYGEIPCTRKMTLQEIEGDYEEETGKVIIEGFIDKNPNYFPGVLVKNHGPFSWGKDPQKAVENAVIMEEIAKLAYYTLSFSPDTEAISDGLLDKHFLRKHGKNAYYGQG from the coding sequence TTGTTGAAAAAATTGAAGGAGCAAGTATTACAAGGCAATTTAGAACTGCCAAAGCGCAACCTTGTCACCTATACCTGGGGCAATGTAAGCGGAATTGATAGAGAAAAAGGATTCGTTGTTATTAAACCTAGTGGTGTGCCTTACGAGGAAATGACATTAAAGGATCTTGTTGTGGTAGATTTGGAGGGAAATCAGGTGGAAGGAGATATGAAACCCTCCTCTGATACCCCCACGCACTTAGTACTTTATAAAGCTTTTCCTGACATTGGGGGCGTGGTGCATACGCATTCTCATTGGAGCACAGTATGGGCCCAGATAGGGAAAGGGGTTCCTGCCTTAGGAACTACCCATGCCGATTACTTTTATGGTGAAATACCTTGTACCAGAAAAATGACATTGCAGGAAATTGAAGGAGATTATGAAGAAGAAACAGGAAAGGTGATTATTGAAGGATTTATAGACAAAAACCCTAACTATTTTCCTGGAGTACTTGTAAAAAATCACGGTCCATTTTCCTGGGGAAAAGATCCTCAAAAGGCAGTTGAAAATGCAGTAATTATGGAAGAAATAGCTAAGTTAGCTTACTATACGCTATCTTTTTCACCAGACACTGAGGCTATTAGTGATGGTCTATTAGACAAACACTTCCTAAGAAAACATGGAAAAAATGCTTACTATGGACAGGGATAA
- a CDS encoding Cof-type HAD-IIB family hydrolase gives MRYKLVVLDMDGTLLDDHHQVSEKNKKIIQHFSKEGIQFILASGRPYASLYPYVKDLGLQLPVIAANGAVVKCPLTHKTHYESVVPLELAQEILDYGKAYAYSISCYFEDEVITFDERMVKVHWELEKLKAKMMDKFLVEKAPNKMIYSAAPQKIEKAFKFLANKYSERLYITCSADIYLDVMNLGTSKGRALSHILSQMNISSSEVMVIGNNFNDLAMFEVAGLAVAMANSPEKVKHEADFITKLNTEDGVAYALEQLIT, from the coding sequence ATGCGTTATAAATTGGTAGTACTTGACATGGATGGAACACTATTAGACGATCATCATCAAGTATCGGAAAAAAATAAAAAAATCATTCAGCACTTCAGTAAAGAAGGAATACAATTTATTTTAGCCAGCGGCAGACCTTATGCATCTTTATATCCTTATGTAAAAGATTTAGGCTTGCAGCTACCTGTGATTGCCGCCAACGGTGCTGTGGTAAAATGTCCTTTAACCCATAAAACCCACTACGAATCTGTTGTTCCTTTGGAATTAGCACAAGAAATTTTAGATTATGGCAAAGCCTATGCATATTCGATTAGTTGCTATTTTGAAGATGAAGTTATTACCTTTGATGAGAGAATGGTTAAAGTACACTGGGAGCTAGAAAAACTTAAAGCCAAAATGATGGATAAGTTTTTAGTGGAAAAAGCTCCAAACAAGATGATTTACTCTGCTGCGCCGCAAAAGATTGAAAAGGCTTTTAAATTCTTAGCAAATAAGTATTCAGAAAGATTATATATCACTTGTTCTGCTGATATTTACTTAGATGTAATGAATTTAGGAACCTCTAAAGGAAGGGCATTAAGTCATATACTGAGCCAGATGAATATATCTTCCAGTGAGGTAATGGTAATTGGGAATAATTTTAATGATTTAGCCATGTTTGAGGTGGCAGGCCTGGCTGTAGCGATGGCCAATTCACCGGAAAAAGTAAAACATGAAGCTGACTTTATTACTAAACTTAACACAGAAGATGGTGTTGCTTATGCATTAGAGCAGTTGATCACATAG
- a CDS encoding MFS transporter, giving the protein MITEERKLKTYRWYVWGALVIAYIIVFFHRLSIAVVREELVEAFDITSTTFANLGSAYFYPYMVMQIPSGILADSLGARKTVTLGTLVAAIGSILFGYAPTIAVAFLGRFLVGIGVSVVFIAILKVQSQWFFEREFATMSGLTAFMGNLGGIFAQTPLAVLVAYFTWRTTFIGIGVISLGIALLCYMVVRNSPADMGLPTIESLEGKKREIIKTPPLGEGLVKALLNKRTWPPFLAFVGFFGAFMTLTGTWGPSYLMEVYGFSRQEAPNYTTVAMLGLSLGCIIIGKISDAMKSRKMPMLGFGGIYVTTWGMLVFVGGGKPPVGMLYPLFFAMGVGCSTFVLGWACGKEVNHPSIAGISTSIVNIGGFLGAAVLPPILGRVFDRYADVLEATALFQKAFMYCFIFAAAGFLFIFFIKETHCKNIYEENKQK; this is encoded by the coding sequence ATGATAACAGAAGAAAGGAAGCTAAAAACCTATAGATGGTATGTGTGGGGGGCATTAGTAATAGCATATATTATTGTGTTTTTTCACAGATTGTCGATAGCAGTAGTTAGGGAAGAACTGGTGGAAGCTTTTGATATTACCAGTACAACCTTTGCCAACTTAGGTTCAGCTTATTTTTATCCCTATATGGTAATGCAAATTCCTTCAGGAATTTTGGCAGACTCTCTAGGGGCTAGAAAAACAGTAACCTTAGGAACACTAGTAGCGGCGATCGGTTCTATCTTATTTGGGTATGCCCCAACAATTGCTGTAGCCTTTCTAGGAAGATTTTTAGTAGGTATAGGTGTATCGGTAGTGTTTATAGCTATTTTGAAGGTGCAATCCCAATGGTTTTTTGAAAGGGAGTTCGCTACTATGTCGGGACTCACTGCCTTTATGGGAAACTTAGGAGGCATCTTTGCTCAGACACCTCTGGCTGTCCTTGTAGCATATTTTACATGGAGAACCACCTTTATTGGTATTGGTGTTATTAGCTTGGGTATTGCTTTGTTGTGCTATATGGTTGTGAGGAATTCTCCGGCGGATATGGGACTACCCACAATAGAAAGCCTTGAAGGAAAGAAAAGGGAGATAATAAAAACACCACCTTTGGGGGAGGGGCTGGTGAAGGCATTATTGAATAAAAGAACATGGCCGCCTTTTCTTGCTTTTGTTGGTTTTTTTGGCGCTTTTATGACATTAACAGGCACTTGGGGTCCTAGTTATTTGATGGAGGTATATGGTTTTTCAAGGCAGGAAGCGCCCAATTATACAACGGTGGCGATGCTAGGCTTATCGCTGGGATGTATTATTATTGGTAAGATTTCTGATGCTATGAAAAGCAGAAAAATGCCTATGCTGGGCTTTGGAGGTATTTATGTCACAACCTGGGGGATGCTGGTTTTCGTAGGGGGAGGAAAACCACCAGTAGGGATGCTATACCCTTTGTTTTTTGCTATGGGTGTTGGGTGTTCTACCTTTGTTTTGGGCTGGGCATGTGGAAAGGAAGTAAATCATCCTAGCATTGCAGGAATATCTACCTCCATTGTTAATATAGGGGGCTTTCTAGGTGCGGCTGTGCTTCCACCTATATTAGGAAGGGTTTTTGATCGATATGCAGATGTATTAGAAGCAACAGCATTATTTCAAAAAGCTTTTATGTACTGCTTTATTTTTGCAGCAGCAGGATTTTTGTTTATTTTCTTTATAAAAGAAACCCATTGTAAAAATATATATGAAGAAAATAAACAAAAATAA
- a CDS encoding ECF transporter S component: MQNVEKTVNLKKNKVFTTNNLVKMSVLTVIAYILMFVHFPLPIFPGFLKIDVSDVPALIGGFALGPVAAIVITFVKNILHFLTKTSTGGVGELSNFIVATSYVVPAAMIYHLKKDKTHALVGVLVGTITMTIAGALSNTYLIIPFYSKIMPIDAIIRMGTVVNSRIVDVPSLVLYGVTPFNIFKGLLMAFTTLLVYKKISPILKK, encoded by the coding sequence ATGCAAAATGTAGAAAAAACAGTAAATCTTAAGAAGAACAAGGTCTTTACCACTAACAATCTAGTGAAAATGTCGGTTCTGACGGTAATAGCGTATATTTTAATGTTTGTTCATTTCCCACTACCGATTTTTCCTGGATTTTTAAAAATTGATGTAAGTGATGTACCAGCACTAATAGGAGGATTTGCATTGGGTCCTGTAGCAGCAATTGTGATCACCTTCGTTAAAAATATTTTACACTTTTTAACGAAGACTTCTACTGGGGGAGTAGGAGAACTATCCAATTTTATTGTAGCGACATCCTATGTGGTACCGGCAGCGATGATTTATCATTTAAAAAAGGACAAAACCCATGCCCTTGTAGGTGTACTGGTGGGGACAATCACCATGACCATTGCTGGGGCGCTATCAAACACCTACTTAATCATTCCTTTTTACTCAAAAATCATGCCAATAGATGCTATTATACGGATGGGAACGGTTGTGAATAGTAGAATTGTAGATGTACCTTCCCTAGTACTTTATGGTGTTACACCCTTTAATATTTTTAAAGGACTGTTAATGGCCTTTACAACCTTATTAGTTTACAAAAAAATATCACCAATTCTTAAAAAATAA
- the tsaE gene encoding tRNA (adenosine(37)-N6)-threonylcarbamoyltransferase complex ATPase subunit type 1 TsaE, with amino-acid sequence MKCIKTFNEKETKALGKKLGDLVKAKDVLCLVGDLGAGKTTFTKAFAIGLEVEEDVTSPTFTIVQEYQGRIPLYHFDVYRIENIDQMEDIPYEEYFYGDGVCVIEWAHLIEEILPKDYIKVQINYVDIETREICFEATNGYYKKLVEELLK; translated from the coding sequence ATGAAATGTATTAAAACTTTTAATGAAAAAGAAACAAAGGCATTAGGAAAGAAACTAGGGGATTTAGTAAAGGCAAAGGATGTTTTATGCTTAGTAGGGGATTTAGGCGCTGGAAAAACCACTTTTACAAAGGCTTTTGCTATAGGGCTGGAGGTAGAAGAGGATGTTACCAGTCCTACTTTTACGATTGTACAGGAATATCAAGGGAGAATACCTCTCTACCATTTTGATGTATATCGCATAGAAAATATTGATCAAATGGAGGACATACCCTATGAGGAGTATTTTTACGGAGATGGCGTATGTGTGATTGAATGGGCTCATTTAATTGAAGAAATTTTGCCAAAGGATTATATAAAAGTTCAAATAAACTATGTAGATATAGAGACAAGAGAAATCTGTTTTGAAGCTACCAATGGATACTATAAAAAACTAGTGGAGGAGTTGTTGAAATAA
- a CDS encoding sensor histidine kinase — protein sequence MKKKARSIFTFFVILVWTLMIGGCSDTIEKPKAVNGVLDLSQWSFEEKGPVELDGEWEFYWEQLLMTEEPRPVQEESLDKAYIPVPQTWNTHEIRGKGKTGYGYGSYRLQVILPDYEKVHALRVSSIATSHEVWIDGKLVSVRGKVGVDQNTTHSNVRPNIIYFSADQPKIEIIIQVSNFMHKKGGIWQSLLIGSNEQVRKIYDFSAFLDVALFGSIFIMAFYHLALYILGKKDPSTLYFSIFCFLIGLRILLVGEKFLQQFVPGLSQEIAFKLEYLTFYLGMVVFYMFIYALFPKEMSTKGYRGVIVIGGIYSAIVCITPASIYTHMLSSFQILSVIFCIYILYVLSVAAFRRREGAGMILTGSVVFIATVINDIFYYSEMIFTGNLIAFGLFVFIFVQSIIVSVRFSKAFTTIEQMSEKLLSMDRLEMQFLQAQIKPHFLYNTLNTIMAFCRTDPEKAWELLDEFSNYLRGKFGFKSTSRYITLEKELNFVSSYLAIEKARFDERLNVEYDIRSDTAVLVPPLILQPIVENAVRHGIYPKKEGGTVTVSVEKQTEAVRIQIADNGVGMTQQQIKDLLKGKKSQQGIGLLNVHTRLKANYNQGLEIQSEPGQGTKVTIMIPHGNPAAETMKE from the coding sequence ATGAAAAAAAAAGCGAGAAGTATTTTTACTTTTTTTGTGATTTTAGTGTGGACGTTGATGATAGGTGGTTGTAGCGATACCATTGAAAAACCAAAAGCTGTTAATGGTGTTCTGGATTTATCTCAGTGGAGCTTTGAAGAGAAGGGGCCTGTAGAGTTAGATGGAGAATGGGAGTTTTATTGGGAACAACTACTGATGACAGAGGAGCCTAGGCCTGTTCAAGAAGAATCTCTGGACAAAGCGTATATACCTGTACCACAAACATGGAATACCCATGAGATACGAGGAAAAGGGAAGACAGGGTATGGTTATGGCAGTTATCGATTACAGGTTATACTTCCGGATTACGAAAAAGTACATGCTCTAAGGGTTTCCTCTATTGCCACATCTCATGAAGTTTGGATTGATGGAAAACTCGTGTCAGTAAGAGGAAAGGTAGGGGTTGATCAGAACACAACGCACTCGAACGTTAGGCCAAATATCATTTATTTCAGTGCTGATCAGCCTAAGATTGAAATCATTATACAGGTATCTAACTTCATGCACAAGAAAGGCGGGATATGGCAGTCATTACTTATTGGCAGCAATGAGCAAGTCCGTAAGATATATGACTTCAGCGCTTTTTTAGATGTTGCTTTATTTGGGAGCATATTTATTATGGCTTTTTATCACTTAGCTCTCTATATTTTGGGAAAAAAAGATCCTTCTACCTTGTACTTTAGTATTTTTTGTTTTTTAATTGGACTTAGGATTTTATTAGTAGGGGAAAAATTTTTACAGCAATTCGTTCCTGGATTATCTCAAGAAATAGCATTCAAGTTAGAGTATCTAACCTTTTATTTAGGTATGGTGGTATTTTATATGTTCATTTATGCTCTCTTTCCAAAAGAAATGTCCACCAAGGGCTATAGGGGTGTTATTGTTATTGGAGGCATTTATTCAGCGATTGTATGCATTACACCTGCCAGTATATATACCCATATGTTATCCAGCTTTCAAATACTTTCGGTTATTTTTTGTATTTACATCCTCTATGTTCTATCTGTGGCTGCTTTTCGGCGAAGAGAAGGAGCAGGTATGATCTTGACAGGATCGGTTGTTTTTATTGCTACAGTGATCAATGATATTTTTTATTATAGTGAGATGATCTTTACAGGAAACCTAATAGCCTTTGGATTATTTGTATTTATTTTTGTACAATCTATTATTGTTTCAGTGCGGTTTTCAAAGGCTTTTACGACTATAGAGCAGATGTCTGAAAAATTATTATCCATGGATCGTTTGGAAATGCAATTTCTTCAAGCACAAATTAAACCCCATTTTTTATATAATACATTAAACACGATTATGGCTTTTTGTCGTACTGACCCAGAAAAGGCATGGGAACTATTAGATGAATTTAGCAACTATTTGCGAGGAAAATTTGGTTTTAAAAGTACAAGTCGTTACATAACTTTAGAAAAGGAGCTGAATTTTGTTTCCTCTTATCTTGCTATTGAAAAAGCGCGGTTTGATGAACGATTAAATGTAGAATATGACATTCGATCGGATACTGCTGTGTTGGTACCGCCTTTGATTCTACAACCTATTGTAGAAAATGCAGTGCGTCATGGTATTTACCCCAAGAAAGAAGGGGGGACCGTGACCGTATCCGTAGAGAAGCAAACCGAGGCTGTAAGGATACAAATAGCAGATAATGGTGTGGGAATGACACAGCAGCAGATCAAGGATTTATTAAAAGGAAAAAAGTCACAGCAAGGGATTGGTCTATTAAATGTACATACACGCCTGAAGGCAAACTACAATCAGGGGCTTGAGATTCAAAGTGAACCAGGGCAGGGTACTAAGGTTACGATTATGATTCCACATGGAAATCCAGCAGCCGAAACAATGAAAGAGTGA
- a CDS encoding LytR/AlgR family response regulator transcription factor — protein sequence MSAILIDDEKVSLQELTYMLVQYKEIQILGTFTDPVEALKEIPKLNPDVIFLDIEMPEVNGFEVAEQIEKLSVEPAIVFVTAYDEYAIRAFEVNAVDYILKPISPKRIRNTLQKLMKKKFHPDSQGKKKYVSRQKSIDFNKVYDNRFSKVFIYQGEEIILLKPSDILYFMVEGGVVTVVTQQKTYKTRESLNYWEEKLQRQGFFRCHRCYLVNLEKIEKVILMFNSTYLLKLASSTAEIPVSRNYSKLLKQILI from the coding sequence GTGAGTGCTATACTAATTGATGATGAGAAAGTTTCATTGCAGGAGCTTACCTACATGTTGGTACAATATAAAGAGATACAGATTCTTGGAACCTTCACTGATCCTGTAGAAGCTTTAAAAGAAATACCAAAACTAAATCCTGACGTCATCTTTTTGGATATTGAAATGCCAGAAGTAAATGGTTTTGAAGTAGCTGAACAAATTGAAAAACTTTCAGTGGAACCTGCTATTGTATTTGTTACAGCCTATGATGAATATGCCATTAGGGCTTTTGAAGTCAATGCTGTGGACTATATTTTAAAACCCATCTCTCCTAAAAGAATCCGAAATACCCTTCAGAAGCTAATGAAAAAGAAGTTTCATCCTGATAGTCAAGGTAAGAAAAAATACGTATCAAGACAAAAGTCTATAGATTTCAATAAGGTTTATGACAACAGATTTTCGAAAGTATTTATATATCAAGGAGAAGAAATTATTCTCTTAAAGCCTTCTGATATTTTATATTTTATGGTGGAAGGCGGCGTAGTAACAGTGGTGACGCAGCAAAAGACTTATAAAACACGAGAAAGTTTAAACTATTGGGAAGAAAAATTGCAAAGGCAAGGTTTTTTTCGCTGCCACCGTTGTTATTTAGTGAATTTAGAGAAGATAGAAAAAGTTATTCTTATGTTTAATAGTACCTACTTGCTCAAACTTGCCAGTAGTACTGCTGAAATTCCTGTTAGTCGCAATTATAGTAAATTATTAAAACAAATCTTGATATAA